A part of Acropora palmata chromosome 6, jaAcrPala1.3, whole genome shotgun sequence genomic DNA contains:
- the LOC141885097 gene encoding D-inositol 3-phosphate glycosyltransferase-like — MASSSRQHQEYDRTFKFTILASEWGSSNGGLSTINRELAIQLAKFPNVEVTFFLPNCSHESKKEAQHYGISIVEAERRPGYEELDWLSFPPKHLEMDVVVGHGVKLGKQAQVIRNSHNCKWVQVVHTDPEKLGMHKCYENPISKGGLKHHVEVELCQMADLVVGVGPKLAEAFRKYLRWCRKDQDVFEFTPGVFVDFASVEHALDERKHRTVMVFGRGDDEDFELKGFDIAARSVAALHDTDLVFAGALDGKEQEIAKRLLDSGIPKGRLTVRGFKDREALKREFCEADLVLMPSRTEGFGLTGLEALSAGLPVIVSQNSGFGEALDSVPFGSSFVIDPEDPSAWTEAIKGIWNKDRQKRLDETKVLRDSYAKKYSWSGQCKNLLEKMFSLLENKQDAFGRSRISVQKGVERRSTSIEDRTGSSDKDQISLQEGVKSETRKCSDPEKAGDPIHVIKWIQKIYAKREGVISPVPWCDRFSFQLENIFTRLRIVAKEKTHGKTRKEEEKKHDKYLYTARRLPTTTGCVD, encoded by the exons ATGGCATCAAGTTCAAGACAACATCAAGAATATGATAGAACCTTTAAATTCACCATTTTGGCTTCTGAGTGGGGATCCAGTAATGGTGGACTTTCCACCATAAACAGAGAGTTGGCCATTCAGTTAGCCAAATTTCCTAATGTTGAAGTCactttctttttgccaaaCTGCTCCCACGAGAGTAAGAAGGAAGCGCAGCACTATGGCATATCCATTGTTGAGGCAGAGAGACGACCAGGGTACGAAGAACTCGACTGGCTCAGCTTTCCACCGAAACATTTAGAGATGGATGTGGTGGTTGGTCATGGTGTGAAACTCGGTAAACAGGCTCAAGTTATCCGCAACTCCCACAATTGCAAGTGGGTGCAAGTGGTACACACAGACCCAGAGAAACTAGGAATGCACAAATGCTATGAGAATCCAATCTCAAAGGGAGGACTAAAGCACCATGTTGAGGTAGAACTATGCCAGATGGCTGATTTGGTTGTTGGAGTTGGACCCAAGTTAGCAGAAGCCTTTCGCAAGTACCTTCGCTGGTGTAGAAAAGATCAAGATGTGTTTGAGTTTACTCCTGgtgtttttgttgattttgccAGTGTTGAACATGCTCttgatgaaagaaaacacCGCACTGTTATGGTATTTGGTCGTGGAGATGATGAAGATTTTGAGTTAAAAGGGTTTGATATAGCAGCAAGATCTGTTGCAGCATTGCATGATACAGATCTGGTTTTTGCGGGAGCACTTGATGGGAAAGAGCAGGAGATAGCAAAACGATTGCTTGATTCAGGAATTCCTAAAGGACGTCTTACTGTGAGGGGTTTCAAGGATCGAGAAGCTCTGAAGCGAGAATTCTGTGAGGCAGATCTTGTGCTGATGCCGTCAAGAACTGAAGGGTTTGGCTTGACAGGGCTGGAAGCACTGTCAGCAGGGCTTCCAGTAATCGTCAGCCAGAACTCAGGGTTTGGAGAAGCTCTGGACAGTGTACCATTTGGTTCTTCATTTGTTATAGATCCTGAAGATCCCAGTGCTTGGACAGAAGCCATCAAAGGTATCTGGAACAAAGACAGACAGAAGCGACTTGATGAGACTAAGGTTCTGCGTGACTCCTATGCAAAGAAATACAGTTGGTCTGGACAGTGCAAAAATCTTCTTGAGAAGATGTTCAGCCTACTCGAGAATAAACAAG ATGCTTTTGGCAGGAGTCGAATCTCAGTCCAGAAAGGTGTGGAGAGGAGAAGCACATCCATTGAAGACAGAACAG GTTCTTCTGACAAGGATCAGATTTCACTCCAGGAAGGAGTGAAGAGTGAAACAAGGAAATGCAGCGATCCGGAGAAAGCAG GAGATCCAATTCACGTCATAAAGTGGATACAAAAAATTTACGCAAAGCGTGAAGGAGTCATTTCGCCAGTTCCTTGGTGTGATAGATTCAGCTTTCAGCTCGAGAACATTTTCACCAGACTTAGGATagttgcaaaagaaaagacacacggaaaaacaagaaaagaagaagaaaagaagcaTGACAAGTATCTTTACACCGCACGAAGATTGCCAACAACCACTGGTTGTGTTGATTGA